Proteins encoded together in one Rhinoraja longicauda isolate Sanriku21f chromosome 22, sRhiLon1.1, whole genome shotgun sequence window:
- the LOC144604428 gene encoding uncharacterized protein LOC144604428 isoform X3, with protein MATITDCNIVKSLEKEFDMVDYSQWERTDRRRTQQSETPSLPPIKWLPEALGNRWKIVKKDKVKTKHLATQDLKKTEARLCIEKTCSKKCNHVWHKRKVLKGDDACYMEMKEKINILKYLITVKKKQMDEYKEYSKKLSGINMKLSDELKSLEENAMKESRSLLVRYSKFKKGISGVTEWKRQEIEAAAADLKDTEKTMNQKSEELYSHVEEINTRIRNAHIEVRILKEFRDKELPSFALKITQLEKEIQKLTKKFQNELADVEDITLAQKRKMESTLKDKEQKIFHKIAKEHINFMPPGFQELILHNAMMKKEIEIHKEVSVEGL; from the exons ATGGCGACAATCACTGACTGCAATATTGTGAAGTCCTTGGAAAAAGAATTTGATATGGTG GATTACAGTCAGTGGGAGAGAACAGACAGACGTAGAACACAACAAAGTGAGACTCCTTCACTCCCACCTATCAAATGGTTACCAGAAGCTCTGGGAAATCGCTGGAAGATTGTGAAGAAGGACAAAGTGAAAACAAAACATCTTGCAACCCAAGATCTAAAAAAAACAGAAG CTCGGCTGTGTATAGAGAAGACCTGTTCAAAGAAATGCAATCATGTCTGGCATAAAAGAAAGGTTTTAAAGGGAGATGATGCCTGCTACatggaaatgaaagaaaaaatCAATATACTTAAG TATTTAATAACAGTCAAGAAGAAGCAGATGGATGAATACAAGGAATACAGCAAGAAGCTCTCGGGTATTAACATGAAGCTGTCGGACGAATTGAAAAGTTTGGAGGAAAATGCCATGAAAGAATCGAGAAGTCTCTTGGTTCGGTATAGCAAGTTTAAG AAAGGAATTTCTGGTGTAACTGAATGGAAACGGCAGGAAATTGAAGCAGCAGCAGCTGATCTCAAAGACACAGAGAAAACAATGAATCAAAAATCTGAAG agtTGTATAGTCATGTGGAAGAAATTAACACAAGGATCCGGAATGCACACATAGAAGTTCGTATATTGAAGGAGTTTAGAGACAAAGAGCTCCCTTCGTTTGCTTTGAAAATTACACAGCTGGAAAAAGAGATCCAGAAGCTCACAAAAAAGTTTCAG AATGAACTTGCTGATGTGGAGGACATTACACTTGCtcaaaaaagaaaaatggaaaGCACATTGAAAGATAAGGAACAGAAAATATTTCACAAGATCGCTAAG GAGCATATCAATTTCATGCCTCCAGGGTTTCAAGAGCTAATTCTTCACAATGCAATGATGAAGAAAGAAATAGAGATTCACAAAGAGGTCAGTGTTGAGGGTTTGTAA
- the LOC144604428 gene encoding uncharacterized protein LOC144604428 isoform X2 gives MATITDCNIVKSLEKEFDMVDYSQWERTDRRRTQQSETPSLPPIKWLPEALGNRWKIVKKDKVKTKHLATQDLKKTEARLCIEKTCSKKCNHVWHKRKVLKGDDACYMEMKEKINILKYLITVKKKQMDEYKEYSKKLSGINMKLSDELKSLEENAMKESRSLLVRYSKFKKGISGVTEWKRQEIEAAAADLKDTEKTMNQKSEELYSHVEEINTRIRNAHIEVRILKEFRDKELPSFALKITQLEKEIQKLTKKFQNELADVEDITLAQKRKMESTLKDKEQKIFHKIAKVYARHRSCVGHPERRMSSHLTPDPCTVEKYSQNGNFLKIIIYNMKLC, from the exons ATGGCGACAATCACTGACTGCAATATTGTGAAGTCCTTGGAAAAAGAATTTGATATGGTG GATTACAGTCAGTGGGAGAGAACAGACAGACGTAGAACACAACAAAGTGAGACTCCTTCACTCCCACCTATCAAATGGTTACCAGAAGCTCTGGGAAATCGCTGGAAGATTGTGAAGAAGGACAAAGTGAAAACAAAACATCTTGCAACCCAAGATCTAAAAAAAACAGAAG CTCGGCTGTGTATAGAGAAGACCTGTTCAAAGAAATGCAATCATGTCTGGCATAAAAGAAAGGTTTTAAAGGGAGATGATGCCTGCTACatggaaatgaaagaaaaaatCAATATACTTAAG TATTTAATAACAGTCAAGAAGAAGCAGATGGATGAATACAAGGAATACAGCAAGAAGCTCTCGGGTATTAACATGAAGCTGTCGGACGAATTGAAAAGTTTGGAGGAAAATGCCATGAAAGAATCGAGAAGTCTCTTGGTTCGGTATAGCAAGTTTAAG AAAGGAATTTCTGGTGTAACTGAATGGAAACGGCAGGAAATTGAAGCAGCAGCAGCTGATCTCAAAGACACAGAGAAAACAATGAATCAAAAATCTGAAG agtTGTATAGTCATGTGGAAGAAATTAACACAAGGATCCGGAATGCACACATAGAAGTTCGTATATTGAAGGAGTTTAGAGACAAAGAGCTCCCTTCGTTTGCTTTGAAAATTACACAGCTGGAAAAAGAGATCCAGAAGCTCACAAAAAAGTTTCAG AATGAACTTGCTGATGTGGAGGACATTACACTTGCtcaaaaaagaaaaatggaaaGCACATTGAAAGATAAGGAACAGAAAATATTTCACAAGATCGCTAAG GTGTACGCCAGACACAGAAGTTGTGTTGGACATCCCGAGAGAAGAATGTCTTCCCATTTAACACCAGATCCTTGTACTGTGGAAAAATATAGTCAAAatggaaactttttaaaaatcataatttaTAATATGAAGCTCTGCTAA
- the LOC144604428 gene encoding uncharacterized protein C20orf96-like isoform X1 — MATITDCNIVKSLEKEFDMVDYSQWERTDRRRTQQSETPSLPPIKWLPEALGNRWKIVKKDKVKTKHLATQDLKKTEARLCIEKTCSKKCNHVWHKRKVLKGDDACYMEMKEKINILKYLITVKKKQMDEYKEYSKKLSGINMKLSDELKSLEENAMKESRSLLVRYSKFKKGISGVTEWKRQEIEAAAADLKDTEKTMNQKSEELYSHVEEINTRIRNAHIEVRILKEFRDKELPSFALKITQLEKEIQKLTKKFQNELADVEDITLAQKRKMESTLKDKEQKIFHKIAKEHINFMPPGFQELILHNAMMKKEIEIHKELNKNMERNNLELQRNLLHLLKSKKVCRDEIFTDILNRQSKCTPDTEVVLDIPREECLPI; from the exons ATGGCGACAATCACTGACTGCAATATTGTGAAGTCCTTGGAAAAAGAATTTGATATGGTG GATTACAGTCAGTGGGAGAGAACAGACAGACGTAGAACACAACAAAGTGAGACTCCTTCACTCCCACCTATCAAATGGTTACCAGAAGCTCTGGGAAATCGCTGGAAGATTGTGAAGAAGGACAAAGTGAAAACAAAACATCTTGCAACCCAAGATCTAAAAAAAACAGAAG CTCGGCTGTGTATAGAGAAGACCTGTTCAAAGAAATGCAATCATGTCTGGCATAAAAGAAAGGTTTTAAAGGGAGATGATGCCTGCTACatggaaatgaaagaaaaaatCAATATACTTAAG TATTTAATAACAGTCAAGAAGAAGCAGATGGATGAATACAAGGAATACAGCAAGAAGCTCTCGGGTATTAACATGAAGCTGTCGGACGAATTGAAAAGTTTGGAGGAAAATGCCATGAAAGAATCGAGAAGTCTCTTGGTTCGGTATAGCAAGTTTAAG AAAGGAATTTCTGGTGTAACTGAATGGAAACGGCAGGAAATTGAAGCAGCAGCAGCTGATCTCAAAGACACAGAGAAAACAATGAATCAAAAATCTGAAG agtTGTATAGTCATGTGGAAGAAATTAACACAAGGATCCGGAATGCACACATAGAAGTTCGTATATTGAAGGAGTTTAGAGACAAAGAGCTCCCTTCGTTTGCTTTGAAAATTACACAGCTGGAAAAAGAGATCCAGAAGCTCACAAAAAAGTTTCAG AATGAACTTGCTGATGTGGAGGACATTACACTTGCtcaaaaaagaaaaatggaaaGCACATTGAAAGATAAGGAACAGAAAATATTTCACAAGATCGCTAAG GAGCATATCAATTTCATGCCTCCAGGGTTTCAAGAGCTAATTCTTCACAATGCAATGATGAAGAAAGAAATAGAGATTCACAAAGAG CTGAACAAAAATATGGAAAGGAATAACTTGGAATTGCAGCGGAATTTATTACACCTACTGAAATCAAAAAAGGTCTGCAGGGATGAAATCTTCACAGACATTTTAAATAGACAGTCAAA GTGTACGCCAGACACAGAAGTTGTGTTGGACATCCCGAGAGAAGAATGTCTTCCCATTTAA